Genomic DNA from Acidobacteriota bacterium:
TTCTTGCGCCATCTGCCAACCACGACCGCCAACAACTGACATGACCGACACCCTGGATTTTTACAAAAGCCGCGGCTTGGCCCAGCGAGTGGGTTTCGGCGCGCGTCCGGCGCTGCTCATCGTTGATTTCATCAAGGGCTTCACCGACCTCGCCTCGCCACTCGCTTCCAACCTGGACAAAGAGATTGCCGCGACGAAAAAAGCCCTCAATGCCGCGCGCAAACTGAAATTGCCGATTGCGTTTACGACGGTCGAATACGACGCGGGCTTTCGTGATGCGGGCGTGTTCATCAAAAAAGTCCCGTCGCTGGCCGTGCTCAAGAAAGGCTCCACTTGGGTCGAAGTGGATGACCGTTTGAAGCCGCGCGCCAACGAACACGTGCTGGTCAAGAAATACGCCAGCGCCTTTTTCGGTACCGCGCTGGCTTCGACGCTGACGGCTGCGGGCGTAGATACGCTGTTGCTCGCGGGCTGCACGACTTCGGGGTGTGTGCGCGCTTCGGCAGTGGATGGCTGCCAGCACGGCTTCCGCACAATCGTGATTGAGGAGTGCGTGGGCGACCGGGCACAAGGGCCGCACCTGGCCAACCTGTTCGACATCAATGCGAAGTATGGCGATGTGATTACACTGGCAGAAACGCTGGCCTATCTAAAAACGGTGGCGGCATGACGCAAGCTCTGATTGAAACTGAACGATTGTGGTTGCGCACGATCACACACGCTGATTTCGCCGACCTGTTCGCCATCTGGTCGGATGCCGAGACCTTGCGGTTCTATCCGAACACACTTGACGAAGCAGCGATGCGCGCCTGGATTGAGCGCAACCTGAAACGCTATGAAGAGTATGGTCGCGGCCTTTATGCCGTGCTGCGCAAGGCCGATCAGCAATTCGTCGGCGATTGCGGCCTAGTCGTGCAAGATGTCGAAGGCGTGGCGGAACTCGAAGTCGGCTATCAATTCAACAAGCAGTTTTGGGGCCACGGCTATGCGACCGAAGCGGCGCGCGGGTGCATGGATTTTGCGCGTGACCAGTTAAACCGTGAGCGCATCATCTCGATGATCCGGCCCGAAAATCTGCCGTCGCGCCGCGTGGCTGAACGCAATGGGTTGCAGATCGAAAAGAAAGTCTTCTGGCGCGGCTTCGATCATTTTGTTTACGCCGCAGTTTTGCAATAACGAGAACAACGCTATGCAAGAGAGCATTCCGCCGCGGCCATTGGAAGGCGTGCGCGTTTTGGAAATGGGCCAGTTGCTGGCTGGGCCATTCGCCAGCGTCTTGCTGGCCTGGTTTGGCGCGGAAGTCATCAAGATCGAACCGCCGGGCACGGGCGATCCGCTGCGCAAATGGCGCAAGCTGCACAAAGGCACGGCGCTCTGGTGGTACATCTTGGGGCGCAACAAAAAATGCGTCACGCTCAACCTGCGCGAACCGCGCGGCCACGTAATCGTCAAGCAACTCGTCGGCAAAGTGGATGTCGTGCTCGAAAATTTCAAACCCGGCACGCTGGAAAAATGGGGCTTGGGGTATGAAGTATTGAAAGCCATCAATCCGAAATTGATTATGGCGCGCGTGTCGGGTTACGGGCAGACGGGGCCGTTAGCATCCAAACCTGGTTACGCCAACGTGGCGGAAGGTTTCAGCGGGATGCGTTACGTCACGGGCTACCCTGATCGTCCGCCCGCGCGCCCGAATCTGAGCATGGGCGATACGCTCGCCGGCTTGCACGCGGCGCTCGGCATTCTGATGGCGCTTTATCATCGTGATACGAAACAGACCGGCCAAGGGCAAATGGTGGACGTGGCGATTTATGAAGCCTGTTTCAACATGATGGAATCGGTGATCCCCGAATACGACAAGCTCGGTGAAATCCGCGAGCGGCAAGGCTCCAAAATTTCCGGCATCGTGCCAACCGCGACCTATCCGACCAAAGACGGCAAATACATCATCATCGGCGGCAATGGCGATTCGATTTACAAACGCCTGATGACCGCCGCCGGACGCACAGACTTGGCAAATGACCCGCGCCTCGCGCACAACGAAGGCCGTGTCACACACGAAGCCCTGATTGACGCGGCAATTGAAGAATGGACGCGCAGCCACAGCTACGACGAATTGATCGCGGCGCTCGAAGCGGCCGACGTGCCGAGCGGGCCGATCTATAACGCCGCCGACATCGTGGGCGACCCGCATTATCAAGCGCGCGGCATGTTCGAGGATTGCGACATCGGCGAAGGCGAGACGGTCAAGCTGCCGACCTTTGTGCCGAAGCTGAGCGAGACGCCGGGCGGTACGTCGTGGGTCGGGCCAGCGTTGGGCGCGCATAATCAGGAAGTGTATGGCAAGCTGTTGGGGATGAGCGCTGATGAGATCGCGCAGTTGCAAGCTGATGGTGTAATCTAAGGGCGAGGAGTAACAACGATGCTCAATCTAGAACGCATTATTACCATCGAACCCGGTAAACGGGGCGGCAAACCTTGTATTCGCGGGATGCGCATTACCGTTGCCGATGTGCTGGGCTGGCTCGCTTCAGGAATGACGCCAGTTCAGATTCTTGATGACTTTCCCGAACTGACCGAGCGGGATATTCGGGCTTGCCTGCAATTTGCGGCGCAACGCGAACGCCAAACGGTTTACGCTTAGCCAGTCGTGATGGCGATGAAATTGCTGCTGGATCAGAATCTCTCGTACAAATTGCTGAAACAGCTTGAACCTTATTATCCAGCCTCGGCGCATATTCGTTTGCTTGGAATGGCTGAAGAAGCGGATCGGGCGATTTGGCAGTTTGCCAAAGACAATGATTTTGTGGTGGTCACCCAAGACGCCGACTTTGAATTGCTCTCACAACTGTATGGCTTCCCGCCCAAAGTAATCTGGTTGCGTTGCGGAAATACAGCCTCTGCCAATATCCTGCGCCTGCTGATCGAAAACCACGAACTGTTATACGCATTCGCCGCCGATGATTTGGTGGCTTGCCTGGAATTGCATTGAGTAAACCGCTATGACCCCAAGACCAACTGAAGGCTACAGCATCACCCTGCGTTTACGGCTTGCCAACAAACCCGGCACGCTTGGCAAAGTCACCTCCGCCATCGGCATGGCGGGCGGCAACATCGGCGCCATTGACATCGTCGAAGCCGGTTCCAATCAACTGGTGCGCGACATCACCGTCGCGGCGGGCAATGACCATCACGCCCAAGAGATCGCCGCCGCCGTCAACGCGCTCCCGGATGTCACGGTCATCAATGTCTCTGACCGCGTCTTCCTCTTGCACATCGGCGGCAAGATCGAAGTCAAAAGCAAAATCCCGATTCAGACGCGCGCTGATTTGTCGCGCGCCTATACGCCCGGCGTGGCCCGCGTCTGCACGGCGATTGCCGAAGACCCCAGCAAAGTTTTCAACCTGACGATCAAACGCAACACCGTCGCCGTCGTCACCGATGGCACCGCCGTGCTCGGCCTGGGCGACATCGGCCCCGCCGCCGCGCTGCCCGTGATGGAAGGCAAGGCCATGCTCTTCAAAGAATTCGCGGGGATTGACGCCTTCCCCATTTGCCTCGACACCAAAGACGTAGACGAGATCGTCCGCACCGTCAAAGCCATCGCACCCGGCTTCGGCGGTATCAACCTCGAAGACATCGCCGCTCCGCGCTGTTTTGAAGTCGAGCAACGCTTGCGCAAAGAACTGGACATCCCCGTCTTTCACGATGACCAGCACGGCACCGCCGTCGTCGTCCTCGCCGCCGCGATCAACGCCCTGAAGATCGTCGGCAAGAAGATGGACGAGATCAAAGTCGTCGTCACCGGCACCGGCGCGGCGGGCACGGCCTGCGCGAAGATGCTGAGGCACGCCGGTGTGCGCAACCTGATCGGCTGCGATTTGCACGGCGTGATCTATCACGAACGTTCCGAAGGGATGAACGAAGGCTTGCGCTGGTGGGCCGAAGAGACCAACCCCGACAATTTGCGCGGCGAATTAAAAGACGTGATTGCGGGCGCAGACCTCTTCCTCGGCGTTTCGACCGGTGGCATCCTCTCGGTCGAAATGGTGCAAAGCATGGCGCGCGATCCCGTAATCTTCGCGCTCGCCAACCCCAACCCCGAAATCGCGCCCGAAGAAGCCGCGCCGTTTGCAAAAGTGATTGCCTCGGGACGTTCGGACTATCCCAACCAGATCAACAACGTGCTCTGCTTCCCCGGCATTTTCCGTGGCGCGCTCGATTGCCGCGCCTCCGAGATCAACGAAGAGATGAAGCTGGCGGCGGCCTACGCCATCGCCAACATCATCGCCGACGCCGAACTCGATCCCGATTACATCATCCCCTCGGTCTTCAACCGGCGCGTCACCCCGGCGGTGGCGGCAGCAGTCGAAGAAGCTGCGCGGCGTTCTGGCGTAGCGCGGCGCGAACGGACAAACCTCGATGGTTGAGGCTTGCCCGGCCAGTGTGGAGGCTGGCAACATACGGCTATGATCGAAAAGATAACCCTCGATAATTTTAAGAGCCATGCTCACACCGAGATTGAACTGGGGAGAGTCACGGCGTTGGTGGGGCCGAATGGTTGCGGCAAGACTTCAGTTTTGCAAGCAATCTATTTGCTATCGCAACTTGTTGATAAGCCTTGGAGCGAGCTTAGGAGTGGACAGGTCAATCCCATATCATTTACCAGGTCTAGTGCCGGACATTCGCACATTTCGCTTCAAGGCAAATACAAATTCGCTTCATCCTATCTCAATTGGTATGTGGCCGTGGGATTTAACCCAAACGACGTTATCGTTCATTCGGCTGGCAATTCACCAGAATACTGGGATTTAATTAGCTTCAAGCCTGAAGACCGAGTTTTTGCCGACGGCACAACCGTGCAACCTGATAAACCCTTGGCAACAATTCTTGATAGCGTACAAGCCATCGCTCTGAAAAACATCGCTTATTTCAAAGCCGATTACAGACAACTTGCACAACCTTCCTACTCTGAGGAGCTTCAACCTCAAATCGCCATTGATGGTAGCAATCTTGCCTCTGTTATCACTTTTATTATTGGGGCTGCCTATGAGCGGCATAATGAAGTTCTTCAACAGCTTCAGGAAATTGTGCCAGAAGTAAAAGGCATTCGGGTAAGACCTGCGAAGGTTAAAAAAGAGCGAGAGCGAAGCCTATCAATTGACGGAAAACAATTTTCTTATAACGAAGGTATTGAGCTAACAGGCAACGAACTGATCTTTGACACTACAGCGAGTAAGGCAATCCCTGCATCCTCGATGGGTGATGGCACTTTGTTAGCCTTGGGAATACTGACCTTGTTCCAATATAAAGTGGATCAATCAATTATATTAATTGATGATATTGAACACGGGTTACACCCGATTGCTCAACGTCGGCTCATCCAGATGCTGGCAAAGCTGGCAGAAAAGCAAAATAAACAAATACTTTTCACGACTCATTCGCCTTATGTCCTTGATGTTCTGGACGCAAAAGACGTTTGGGTGATGTCAAAAGACCAGGAAGGCATCAGCCATTGCAAACGCCTCAGCGACCACCCCGATTCAAAACACGCTTTAGAAGTTCTGACCACTGGTGAACTCTGGGACGCAGAAGGCGAGCAATGGGTAACGGGTGAAACTGAAACGATGGAGCCGGCGCATGCTTGAGTTCGTGGTGGTGGTGGAAAACAATTCAGATGCCCGGCATATTTGTACCTTGGCTGACCGTGTCTTTGCCGAGCGAGTGGATTGGATTGACGCGACGACTGTTGACAACTTTCGCCTCTGGCGTGGTTTTGAAGCTGGTACAACCAGCACAACTTGGCGCGAGATCAAGACCGATGCTAAGCAAAAGCTGCCGCGCTTCCGCCGCCGCACGAATGACGAACCGCAAGGCATCGCTTATGCGGAAAGCCGCAAAGTCATCGCATTGGTCGAGAAACTTCAAAGAACTCAGCAGATTGACGCCTTGATTCTCTTCAAAGATTTAGACAATCAGCCAGAAAGACGCGCGGGAATGCGGCAAGCAAGAAAAGAAGTTGAGAAGCAGATTCTCGTCGTCTTGGCTACCGCCAAATGGAAACGCGAGGCGTGGATTTTGAATGGTTTTGAGCCGTCGCATAAACGCGAGGAGGAATTGCTGGCTGACCTATGCCAAAAGCTAGGGTTTGATCCCCGGCTGAATGCGGAAAATCTTCATCATCTGACTACAGATGATTCCAAGCATATCTTGGATGCTTTGCTGCAAGATCACGCTTCGGGCAAGAAACGTTACGAACGTGAAGAGCAATGCTGGCTTGAGGTTTCGCTTGAAACTCTTCGGCAGCGTGGGAAAGAAACCTTGTTGACTGATTATCTGGATGAGGTAGAAACCCATTTGCTGTAGCTTCTTGATCCATCATTTACCTATCGAAAAGCTGAGCAATGAAACTACCCAACCGCGTCATCCTCATGGACGTCAGCCCCCGCGACGGCCTCCAATCCGAACCCATCTTCGTCCCGACCGAAAAGAAGATCGCGCTGATCGAACGGCTCATCGCCGCCGGGGTGCGCAAGATCGAGGCGACTTCCTTCGTTTCACCGAAGTGGGTGCCGCAGATGGCCGATGCCGAGGCGCTGTTACAGGCCGTCGCGCCTGCGCATCCCGACGTGACCTTTGAAGTGCTGTTGCCGAATGAAAAAGGCTACGACCGCGCGCATGCAACGGGCTTGCTCAAAGCGGCGGGCTTCGTCGTCGCCGCGACCGAGGCGCTAAACGTTAAGAACGTGAATATGAGTGTGGCTGATTCGATGCGTCAGTTCGCCGCCATCGCCGCACGCGCCAAGGCCGATGGCGTGCGTATTCGCGGGACAATCGGCGTCTCGTTCGTCTGCCCTTACGAAGGCAAGGTGCCGCGTGCGCGCGTCGTGGCATTGGCTGACGAATACTTCAACGCGGGCGCGGATGAGGTGGCGATTGCCGACACGATTGGCCGTGCGATGCCGAATGATGTTTACGCAGTCTTCGCCGCTGTGAAAGACCGCTGGCCCGGCAACCCGCTGGCTGGGCACTTTCACGACACTTACAAGATGGCCCTGACGAACATTTTCGCCGCCATGCAAGCGGGCGCGGATGTCTTTGATTGCGCCGTTGGCAATCTGGGCGGCTGCCAATTCGCCAAAGGCGCGACGGGCAACGTTTCGACTGAACAATTGGTTTATCTGCTAAATGGCATGGGTATTGAAACCGGCATCCGGCACGACCGCATTGTGGAAGTGGGCCAGTGGGCCAAAGGGTTGATCGCTCCCTTAGCGATTGAGGCGAGCGCATAACATGGCAGACACAAACATCAACTACGCCGAGAAAACGACGCCGGAACTGCTTGAGTTGCTGGTTGCAGAAGAAGACCGCGTCACGCTGGCGCACATCCATGAGCTGGCCGCGCGCCCGGATGCGATTGAGCTGTTGCGCGCGTGGCTGGCGGATGATGACCGCTGGATGGAGGCGGAACACGGTGAGTGGTGGGCGCTCTATCACGCCTTTACGATCTTGAGTTTGAAGGGCCAGCCGGAATTGTTGAACGACGTGCTGGAGGCCTTCAAATATGCTTACATAGAAGATAACGAGTGGATTCAAGAGGTCAGCCCGGCGGCTCTTGCTCGTTTTGGGCCGGCAGCGATTGCGCCGTTGATCGAGAACATCAATCGAATGCGCAAGGCCACACAAAATCCTTTCGGGCCCTTTTACCGCGCGCGTTTAGTGACGGCACTCACACGCATTGCCATCGAACAGCCGGCAGAACGGCCCCGCGTCGCTGAATTCGTCATTTCCCGTTTTAGCGACTTGGCCGAAACTGATGAAGCCTTTCTCGGCTTGATTGTTGGCGATGCACTCACGCTCGATTTTGAACGCGCGCAGGAACCCTTGCGCTCAGCCTTTGCTCGTAGAATGATTGATGAAACGATCGGCGGTGATTACGAAGGCACGTTGGAGTGGTTCGCCACCTTCGAGAAAGAGCGGTATTGGGAATACACCCAGAATTTGCTGGAGTTTTACGAGCCGGAAAAGATGGCGGCTCGGCAACGCCGCTGGGCCAACGCGAAGGAGGCTGCGGAACGCCGCGAGAAGCAACAGGCATCGCAGGAAATCGCGCATCGGCTCGGTTGGGATATGAACGACGAACCTGTCGCGCCCAAAGGCTACCTTCCCACTCACGAAGGCACCGTTGTGCGCGAAGAAGCCAAGGTGGGCCGCAACGACCCGTGCCCCTGCGGCTCCGGCAAGAAGTACAAGAAATGCTGCGGCGCATAATAAAAAAGGGAGCGTGTCGCGCTCCCTTCGCCTTTAGACCTTAATGAAAATGCGCCGCTGATACAGAATCGTCATCAGCCCCAACCACAACAGCACATAGGCCAACGCATATCCCAACGAAGCGTTCACCGGCGCGAGCCACGACAGAAAGACGTGTTCATACAACCACGTCTTCAAATCGCCCGGCGTGCCGTCCAGTTTGATCGTCGGGATGACACTGAAGATGCGCGCCAGCAGGCCTGAAAAGACATAGAGCGCCAGCGCATTCACGCCGAAGACGACAAATGGCTTCGTCCAGCCTTTGATTCCTTTGATGTCAATTGACCAGTAACACAGCGCCAGCAAGCTCAGCGCCAGGCCCGTCGTGAACATCACATACGAGCTTGTCCAAAGCGCCTTGTTGATGGGGAAAGCCAGATTCCAACACCAGCCGATGACCACACACAACGCGCCAAAACCGAAGAGTCCGGCGGCCTTGTCCAGTGGTTCGCGTTTTTGTTGCAGCCACGTCCCGGCCAGTACGCCGGACAGACAGGTTGCAATGGCGGGAATCGTGCTCAAGATGCCTTCGGGATCGTAAAGCGGTCTATAGATGTGCCCAGCCAGCAGCGTGCGGTCCACCCAGGAAGCCAGGCTGCCTGCCATCGTTAGATCACCGGGCACGAAGCCGGGGGCGGGGATCGTTTTCATCACCAGCCAATAACCCAGCAGCAAGGCGGCGGCGATCAAGGCTTGGCCGCGCCAGCGGACTTTCAGATAGATCAACGAGGCGAACAGGTAACAAATCGCGATGCGTTGCAACACGCCGGGGATGCGGATGTGGCGGAACTTTTCGAGCGTGTAGGGGAAGCCGTGCAGCAGGATCAGGCTGATGAAAAAGATCAGCAGGCTGCGGCGAATGATCTTGATGTAAAGGTCGCGTTGGCTGCTTCCTTGCAAAGAGACAGCTTCAACGCGTCTTTCAAAGGCCAGCGGAATGGCTACGCCGACGATGAAGACGAAGAAGGGGAAGATCAGATCGGTCGGCGTCCAGCCATCCCAGGGTGCGTGTTCGAGCGGCCAATAGGTGTGATGCCCATCGCCTCCGTTATTAACCAGCACCATCGCGGCGATAGTCAGGCCGCGAAAGACATCCAGGGAAAGCATGCGGCCCGCCAAGGGATTGGCGTCGGCAAGAGAGGCTGCTGGTGAAGCGGACGTGTCGGGTGATTCGTCAGTGAGTTTGAGCATGGGGCATTCTCCAGTCGTGCAGGTTGTTTTTCAGTATTACAACAAAAGGAAAATCGCGGCTCGACAGCGCAACACGAAATGCTTGAGAGGCTGCCTTGGCCTAGCGTCCAAGGATCAGCACGCCCCACGAGCTGCCCGTCGTTTTGATCTTTTTGAGCACGGATTGTGTGGCGACATCAACCACCGACACATCGTTGGAAGGGCCATTCGCCGTGAAAAGCGTTTTGCCATCGGGCGCGATGGCGATGCCCCAGGGGCGCTGTCCCACCTCAAACGAAGCGGTCGGTTGATTGGTGGCGGTGTCTATCACGAAGACTTTGCGTCCCCGGCCCGTGCTGACAAAAAGCTGTTTGGCATCGGGCGCCAGCGCCAGGCCCATCGGTTTAACCTCGCCCGCTTTGCCGAGTGGGATGTCTTGCAGCTTGACGTTCTTGACCGTGTCGAGCAACGCCAGCGTGCCGTCATTTTCGGCGTTCACATACGCGTGTTTGCCATCGGGCAGAAAGACGACATTGCGCGGGCGGCGGCCCACCTTGATGCTCTTGAGCAGCTTGCGCGTGGCGACATCAATCACGGCGACGGCGCTGTCGGCTTCCGAAGTCGAATAGACCAGCTTGCCGTTGGGCGCAAGCGTCACGCCCTCCGGCTCTTCGCCCGTGTGAACCGTTTGCAGCAATTTTCCGCTCAGCACATCAATGAAGCTGACCCCGGCGGCGTCTTCGTTGGAAACATAGATCGTCTTGCCGTCACGGCTGAGGTCGAAATTCTCAGGATCGGAACCGCCCGGCAACATGCGCACCAATTTGTTTTGCGCGACATCAAACACGCCGATGCCGTCGGCGCTCTTGTCCGGTGGCGGCAGTTTGCTCTCATCCACGCCCGGCGGCGCGATAGGCGAACCGCTCAGCGCCACATAAATCGTCTTGCCATCCGGGCTGGCGTGAATGCCGCGCGGGCGTTTGCCCAACGGCACGTGCGCCAACACTTCAAGCGTCATGCCATCAATGATGCTGAGATCGCCCGAAGTTTCGTTGGTCACGAAAACACGAAAGCCGCTTTTCCATTCGGGCAGCGGTTTGTTCGTTGCCATCGAATGCGTAGCCGCTTGACCCGATGTTTGGGTCACCGACTGCCCGGAGGTTTGTGTGTTCACTGCCGTCTTCGAATCATTGGATGAACACCCCGCCGCCATCAGCGCAAGACAAGTCACCACGAGACAACCTGCGTTTTTCATTTTCATGCACTCTTTCTTCAGCCCGAATTGCGGCTGCCAAGCTTATTTCAAGTTAAAGGCGACTTCGCTTTTGCCAGACGCCGCCAGCGTGATTGGTTGTTCCTGCCGCCCCAATTCTTCCTGCCAGACTTCGAGCGTGTAGTTGCCCGGCGGCACGTTGCGCAATACAAACGCGCCGTCCGCGCCCGTCACCGCGAAATAAGGATGTGCGACGACGCCGATCCAGGCATACATCCAACCGTGAATGTTGCACTTCACACGAATCATGACTTCGGGTTGCGTGAAGCGGCGTTCAAAGGGTTCGGCATTGGGCGGCTGGCTCTGGTTCCAGTCGCGGTTGTGTTCCGGCAGCGGGTGAATGTTGTGCGTCAGCGGATCGGAATTCGTCACCTTCAGCGTTTGCCCAACCTGAAGGCCGAGCACGTGCGGGCCGAACCAACAGCCCTTTTGATCAATGACGGCGGGCGCGGCAGGCGGTTCGAACTGTTTCCCCTCCAGCCCCTGCTTGATATACACAAACGCGTTGGCGAGCGCGCCCTCTTTGCTGGCCGCGATCTTTTCATCGAGCACTGGCGTATCGTGCAGCAGCGCGCATTCCGGCGCATTGTCCATCTTCACCGGTTTGGCGAGCGGCTTCTTACCCGTGTAAACAACTTTGCCGGTGATCGTGCCCGCCGTCGCGGCATCCACTTTGAACCAGACGGGCGCGGCGGGTGTTGGGCTGGCTTGGTTTGCGGGCTGTGGCTTGCTGGAGCAGGCCGCCAACAAAACGGCGCAAAGACAGACCAGCCAGAGTCGAGTTTTCATTGTCATCATCATTCCTTACCCGGCGGCCCCGCATTCGTGGGAGCCTCGCCAGTCAACGCTTCCAAAAAGGCCAGCAGATCGCTGCGTTCCTGCGCGGTCAGCGTGAGCGGTTTGATCTGCGGGTCGAGTTGCGGGTTTGAACTGCCGCCGCCGATGTAAAAATCCAGCACGTCTTTGAGCGTCTTCAAACTGCCGTCGTGCATGTAAGGCGCGGTTTTCGCGACGTTGCGTAAACTCGGTGTGCGAAATGCACCTCGTTCGGCTTCAACGTGCGTGTGCGCAAAACGGCCTTGATCGCTGAGTTCCCCTTGCGCATTCATCCCCGTGCCCAGATTGTGAAATTTGCCGTCCGTGAACAAGGCCGACTGCTCGCCAATCAAATGACAAGCCGCGCAATTGCCGCGCTGCTTGTCTGAAAATACCGCCAGACCACGCACAGCAGAGGCATTGAGCGCCGTTTTATCGCTGCCATACTGATAGCGATCAAATGGTGAATTGCCGCTGAGCAGCGTGCGTTCGTAGCTGGCAAGCGCCAGCTTCAGCTTGGGCATCGTGATGGCGCCCGGGCCAAACACTTTGGCGAATTCGGCGCGATAGTCCGCGCTGGCATTGAGCTTGGTCACACAATCGGCGTGCGGCATGTTCATCTCTTTGGGGTTGGCAATCGGCCCGCCAGCTTGTTCTTCCAAACTCGCCGCGCGTCCATCCCAAAATTGCGCCGGTTGATACGCCGCATTCAACACCGTCGGCGTATTGCGCGGCCCGCGTTGCTTGCCGACACCTGCCGCCACCGACAAGCCATCGGTGAAATGCAGGTCGGGCCGGTGGCAACTGGCACACGAGACCGTGTTATCGCCGGAAAGTTGCGGATCGTGAAAGAGACGGCGGCCCAACGCGACGGCGTCTGCTGTCGGACGTTGCTCAGCGGGCAGCGGCGGCAAGCCGCGCGGCGCGTTGATTTCAACCGGCGCGCCGATTGGTTGCGCGACAGCCGCAGCGACATCTTCACGCGGCGACACCTGGCAAGCCAGCGCGCCCGCGACGGCGCAAATCAAACCAACAAACTTCCAAACTGAACCAGTCATTTCCACACCAAGATCGGTCAGCAAAACCTTGCTGCCGAGATTTGCGATTGTTTCTGTTGTGAGCGGTCGGATTGAAGGGAAGCTTACGCGGGTCGGATCAACTGAGCAAGCATACCGCAACAAGTACGGCCTTACGCTCGCTATATTCTCCATTCTGCCTTCTCCATTCGTAGGCAAAGATAGAAACACTGCTCACCTACCTATGAATGCAGAAGGCAGAATGGAGAATGCTGGCTGCCACAGGTCTCAGCGTTTGCTTGGCGTCTTGGGTTTCGCGCCGGATTTGATGATGAGTTCCGTGAGCAGTTCTACGGCCTGATCGAGCGGCAGGAAGTCGGCCACATCAATCGGCGTCCGGCCCGTCGCGTTGCGTTCATCAAGCGGCGCGCCCTTTTCCGCCAGATAGCGGATCACC
This window encodes:
- a CDS encoding DUF5009 domain-containing protein: MLKLTDESPDTSASPAASLADANPLAGRMLSLDVFRGLTIAAMVLVNNGGDGHHTYWPLEHAPWDGWTPTDLIFPFFVFIVGVAIPLAFERRVEAVSLQGSSQRDLYIKIIRRSLLIFFISLILLHGFPYTLEKFRHIRIPGVLQRIAICYLFASLIYLKVRWRGQALIAAALLLGYWLVMKTIPAPGFVPGDLTMAGSLASWVDRTLLAGHIYRPLYDPEGILSTIPAIATCLSGVLAGTWLQQKREPLDKAAGLFGFGALCVVIGWCWNLAFPINKALWTSSYVMFTTGLALSLLALCYWSIDIKGIKGWTKPFVVFGVNALALYVFSGLLARIFSVIPTIKLDGTPGDLKTWLYEHVFLSWLAPVNASLGYALAYVLLWLGLMTILYQRRIFIKV
- a CDS encoding ACT domain-containing protein, giving the protein MTPRPTEGYSITLRLRLANKPGTLGKVTSAIGMAGGNIGAIDIVEAGSNQLVRDITVAAGNDHHAQEIAAAVNALPDVTVINVSDRVFLLHIGGKIEVKSKIPIQTRADLSRAYTPGVARVCTAIAEDPSKVFNLTIKRNTVAVVTDGTAVLGLGDIGPAAALPVMEGKAMLFKEFAGIDAFPICLDTKDVDEIVRTVKAIAPGFGGINLEDIAAPRCFEVEQRLRKELDIPVFHDDQHGTAVVVLAAAINALKIVGKKMDEIKVVVTGTGAAGTACAKMLRHAGVRNLIGCDLHGVIYHERSEGMNEGLRWWAEETNPDNLRGELKDVIAGADLFLGVSTGGILSVEMVQSMARDPVIFALANPNPEIAPEEAAPFAKVIASGRSDYPNQINNVLCFPGIFRGALDCRASEINEEMKLAAAYAIANIIADAELDPDYIIPSVFNRRVTPAVAAAVEEAARRSGVARRERTNLDG
- a CDS encoding isochorismatase family protein, with the protein product MTDTLDFYKSRGLAQRVGFGARPALLIVDFIKGFTDLASPLASNLDKEIAATKKALNAARKLKLPIAFTTVEYDAGFRDAGVFIKKVPSLAVLKKGSTWVEVDDRLKPRANEHVLVKKYASAFFGTALASTLTAAGVDTLLLAGCTTSGCVRASAVDGCQHGFRTIVIEECVGDRAQGPHLANLFDINAKYGDVITLAETLAYLKTVAA
- a CDS encoding ATP-binding protein — translated: MIEKITLDNFKSHAHTEIELGRVTALVGPNGCGKTSVLQAIYLLSQLVDKPWSELRSGQVNPISFTRSSAGHSHISLQGKYKFASSYLNWYVAVGFNPNDVIVHSAGNSPEYWDLISFKPEDRVFADGTTVQPDKPLATILDSVQAIALKNIAYFKADYRQLAQPSYSEELQPQIAIDGSNLASVITFIIGAAYERHNEVLQQLQEIVPEVKGIRVRPAKVKKERERSLSIDGKQFSYNEGIELTGNELIFDTTASKAIPASSMGDGTLLALGILTLFQYKVDQSIILIDDIEHGLHPIAQRRLIQMLAKLAEKQNKQILFTTHSPYVLDVLDAKDVWVMSKDQEGISHCKRLSDHPDSKHALEVLTTGELWDAEGEQWVTGETETMEPAHA
- a CDS encoding hydroxymethylglutaryl-CoA lyase yields the protein MKLPNRVILMDVSPRDGLQSEPIFVPTEKKIALIERLIAAGVRKIEATSFVSPKWVPQMADAEALLQAVAPAHPDVTFEVLLPNEKGYDRAHATGLLKAAGFVVAATEALNVKNVNMSVADSMRQFAAIAARAKADGVRIRGTIGVSFVCPYEGKVPRARVVALADEYFNAGADEVAIADTIGRAMPNDVYAVFAAVKDRWPGNPLAGHFHDTYKMALTNIFAAMQAGADVFDCAVGNLGGCQFAKGATGNVSTEQLVYLLNGMGIETGIRHDRIVEVGQWAKGLIAPLAIEASA
- a CDS encoding CoA transferase, with amino-acid sequence MQESIPPRPLEGVRVLEMGQLLAGPFASVLLAWFGAEVIKIEPPGTGDPLRKWRKLHKGTALWWYILGRNKKCVTLNLREPRGHVIVKQLVGKVDVVLENFKPGTLEKWGLGYEVLKAINPKLIMARVSGYGQTGPLASKPGYANVAEGFSGMRYVTGYPDRPPARPNLSMGDTLAGLHAALGILMALYHRDTKQTGQGQMVDVAIYEACFNMMESVIPEYDKLGEIRERQGSKISGIVPTATYPTKDGKYIIIGGNGDSIYKRLMTAAGRTDLANDPRLAHNEGRVTHEALIDAAIEEWTRSHSYDELIAALEAADVPSGPIYNAADIVGDPHYQARGMFEDCDIGEGETVKLPTFVPKLSETPGGTSWVGPALGAHNQEVYGKLLGMSADEIAQLQADGVI
- a CDS encoding DUF5615 family PIN-like protein produces the protein MKLLLDQNLSYKLLKQLEPYYPASAHIRLLGMAEEADRAIWQFAKDNDFVVVTQDADFELLSQLYGFPPKVIWLRCGNTASANILRLLIENHELLYAFAADDLVACLELH
- a CDS encoding DUF433 domain-containing protein, whose translation is MLNLERIITIEPGKRGGKPCIRGMRITVADVLGWLASGMTPVQILDDFPELTERDIRACLQFAAQRERQTVYA
- a CDS encoding GNAT family N-acetyltransferase, translated to MTQALIETERLWLRTITHADFADLFAIWSDAETLRFYPNTLDEAAMRAWIERNLKRYEEYGRGLYAVLRKADQQFVGDCGLVVQDVEGVAELEVGYQFNKQFWGHGYATEAARGCMDFARDQLNRERIISMIRPENLPSRRVAERNGLQIEKKVFWRGFDHFVYAAVLQ